TACCCGATACCGCCGTGCAGGAGTCGAAAGAAAGGGTAAAAGCTTCCCTAAAAAATGCCGGATTTGCCTTTCCCATCCGCAAAATTGTCATCAATTTAAGTCCCGCCGATATCCGCAAAGAGGGGCCAATTTATGATTTACCGATTAGTATCGGCATTTTAGGAGCCTCCGAACAGGTAGAAGCCGGTTTATTGGGGGATTTTCTCTTTTTAGGCGAATTATCCCTTGATGGTAGTTTGCGTCCCGTGGCGGGGGTTTTACCCATTGCTGCCGCCGCCGAAAAAATGGGGATCAAGGGTTTAGTGGTTCCCGCCGATAATGCCAAAGAAGCGGCCGTGGTCAAAGGCGTACAAGTGTATGGGTTTCGTCATCTATCGGAAGTGGTAAATTTCTTAAATGAACCCGATCGCCATTCACCGATGACTTTTAACGCTGCCGAGGAATTTGGGCGATCGCAGGTAAATCTCCCCGATCTCAAGGATGTCAAAGGTCAAGCCATTGGCCGGCGGGCCCTGGAAATTGCCGCAGCTGGAGGTCATAACCTAATTTTTGTCGGGCCCCCTGGGAGCGGTAAAACCATGTTAGCGCGACGTTTACCCGGAATTCTGCCCCAGCTTACCTTTGCTGAATCCCTAGAAGTCTCCCAGATTCATTCCGTCGCCGGATTATTGAAAGATCGAGGTTCCCTGGTGCGCGAGCGTCCTTTTCGCAGTCCCCATCACTCCGCTTCCGGGGCAGCGCTGGTGGGAGGTGGCACTTATCCCCGACCGGGGGAAATCTCCCTTTCCCACCGTGGTATTTTATTTTTGGACGAATTAACGGAATTTAAGCGCAGTGTCTTGGAATATCTCCGACAACCCCTAGAGGATGGTTATGTGAGCATTTCTCGCACTCGTCTTTCCGTCGCTTTTCCGGCCCGTTTTACCTTGGTGGCGAGTACCAATCCCTGTCCCTGTGGTTATTACGGCGATTCAGTGCAACCCTGCAGCTGTTCACCGCGACAACGGGAACAATATTGGGCGAAATTATCGGGTCCGCTTTTAGACCGTATTGACCTACAAGTGACGGTAAATCGCCTGAAACCAGAAGAAATGACCCAAGAGAGTCGGGGAGAAGCTTCTGAGCAAGTGCGGCAACGGGTGGAAAGGGCCAGACAAAAGGCCAGCGATCGCTTTCAAAATACCGAGATTTGCTCTAATGCGGAGATGAATTCCGAGCATTTGCGGCGTTTTTGCGCTCTTGATCATAGCAGTCGCCATATTTTAGAAGGGGCAATCCGAAAATTGGGTTTATCGGCCCGAGCAATGGATCGCATTCTCAAAGTTGCCCGCACCATTGCCGATTTAGGAGATAGTGAAATGCTGAAAAGTTCCCACGTTGCCGAAGCAATTCAGTATCGCACTCTCGATCGTTTAAGTTAGGGTTTGCGGCAAAAAGTTTGTTGGTGGGGTTAGGAGTCGGTCGTCAGGATTCAGGAGGCAGGAGACAGCTTTTTTCTTCCCACTTCCCACTTCCCACTTCCCACTTTCAAGTCAGAATAACAGAATGACCTCCCACACAGCAAAAGCGATTAAGTAGGTAGGCGTTAAAAATTATCAGACACCCCCGTTATCAAGGGTAGGGTTGATTCATGAATCAACCCTACCTTATCAAGGGGGGATCAAGGGGGGATTAAAGGCAAAATCCATTTTTAATTTAATTATAACCAGCTACTTAATCGGGGGATTCTAAGCGTTTTTGCCATTCTCGATCGATTTTATCGGAGCGCTCGATCTCTTGTTCGATATAGTCTTGATCGGTAGAATAACTAATATCAGCATCTGTAATCACTTTTTGGTCAGCGAATTGACGAGAGTAGGCCAGTTTTTGCTCTAATTCAGGATTATTTTGTGCTAATAGATCTGCTCTTTTTTCTCGCTGTTGATTGCGTTGATTAACTCGCTCATTTCTCCACTGCAAAAAGAAATAACGACCGAGGGGAATCCCCAAAAAAGCAGCGGCATAACTGAGGAGAAAACCGTAGATCCCTGTGACTATCGACCCCAGAGAACCGCTCAAATCGACACTATCACTGTTGAGCAAATATCCTAAAACTAAAGCGAGGATAAAGTTAACCGCCCCTAAACCTAAAGCTAAGATAATTTGACCGCTATCTGCTTCGCTAAACTTCCAGCGTTTTTCCCTTAGATAGGGTGACAATGCTTGTACTTTTCTCTCTTTGGTTGTCACCTGTAGATCGGGAAAATAATAGATAATATCGCCTCGATCGGACACTTCCGGCAACCCATTAAAACGAGTTAAAACTGGGAGTATATAATCTTCTGTCTCCTCCTGACTGGGGTTAATACTATCGAGATAGGGGGCAATTTGTGGAGCGATAATCGAGCCACGATTATTTTGAATTACTTTACCGATAGTTTGCCAGCGTCTCTCCTCTAAATTAAAATTAGGATCGCCATCGCCAAAAAGAAAAGAAAAAACTGACTCGAGAAAATTCATCTTACTAGAGGGTTTTTCTGCCTTAACTTCCCTATCTCTTTTTTCGTAGTAGTTATTACCAAAATCAGGATAAAAAATCCAGAAAAAGTCCGTGGGAAAGAAGTTAATATTAATTTTGCTATCTCCAGAATTGTTATCCGAGTCACTATCTTTAAACATTAAGCCGATCAGGATTGCCAGAATAGCCAGCAAGAGGATTAAAATCGAAATAATTAAAACAATGCCGAAGGAAATGCGAATAACATAAAAAACTACTTTCCAGATTTTACTGGCGAAAGCTTTTAACTGCAATTGCCAATATTTATTCAGAAGAATTGAGCGAAAATTTTCAGGGAAAAGATAGATAATCTCCCCCGTATCTGCTACCTGTAAATGTCCCCCCGCTTCCGCCGCTAAAGCTAATAATCCCTGTTGTGCAGCGTTAATCTCTAAACCCGATTTTGCCGCCACATCACCCACCGTAACCCGATAGCCTAATTTTTCGATCGATTGTAATAGAGACTCTTGGGGATTCATAGAAAATACTGTTCCTGTCGATTGTCCTATTTTCTAGTTTAGTTTTGATTTTGTCTTTTTGGCAGCGGCTATCTTGATTGACAGGTGCGCCATTTTTAACTCGATCGAGAAAATATCGTTATAATTGTTCCAATAGTCGCAAAAAGCAGGGCTAAACTGTATAAATAGTTACTTTATAAGCAATTATCAGAGGTGAGCATGAATGCGTCGGAACAGGCAAAAGGATTAGAATTAACGGCAAAGATCGCCACACTCGTCAACCTGTTTAAACAACAATTCCCCGATGCAAAGGCAGATCTGAAACCTTGGCGCAACGATCCCCACACAAGGGAGTTAACGGATCCCGACTCGATCGATATCGCTTTCCATTTTCCAGGCTGGAGTCCCAGAATTCAAGGGCGCAGTATTCTGGTACAAATTCGTTTTCATCTCGATAGCGAGGATCAGCATCAGCGTTTGATTGGCTTAGAAATGCAGGCTTTTAACCATCAAGGAACCGCTTGGCGACTATCTACGGTGGAAAATTGGCAATTAGTCGGCAATTATCAACCTTCTCCTAAGGTGGCTGATAAGTTAAAATATTTCAGCCGGCAGGTGTTTGAAGTTTTTAAAAATGAGCATCTATAGCTGATTTATCAATAATTTAATCTACAATTTTTCTAAGGCTTTTCTCTCTTTTTCAGTCACTTCTCGCCATTGACCGGGTTGTAATCCTGTTAAGCATAATTTATTGTTTTTGTCAATAGTAATGGCTGTTCTAATTAATCTTAAAGTGGGATAACCAACGGCAGCCGTCATCCTTCTTACCTGACGATTTCTTCCCTCAGTTAAGGTAATTTCTAACCAAGCGGTGGGAACAGATTTTCGATAACGAATCGGTGGCTCTCTGGGGGGTAAATCTGGTTCAAAATCTAGTAAATTAACTATTGCTGGTCGAGTGCGATAATCCTGAATAGGAAGACCTTGACGCAATTTTTCTAAAGCGTTTAGGTCTGGAATTCTTTCGACTTGTACCCAATAGGTGCGCGGATGAGCAAATTGACGATGACCTAAACGATGCTGTAATTGACCGTTATCTGTGAGTAATAATAATCCCTCGCTGTCCCTATCTAAACGACCGACAGAATAGATATTTGGGATGGGAATATAATCTTTTAAAGTCGAGCGACCATTTTCATCAGTAAACTGACATAATACATCGTAGGGTTTATAAAAAAGGATATATTTATTCAAGGGAAAAAGGAGTCAGGAGATAAGTATTTATGCAAAATTAATTTCTTGGTTAGAATAGGCAAAAGGCAATAGGCAATAGGCAATAGGCAAGAGGTAGTTAGATATGTTTAATTAACTTTGCTTAGGTACTTAACTGATAACTGATTACTGATAACTGATTCAATCCCGTTGATGGGAGAATTGATAAGCGCCGACGATTGAGAGAAGAATAGCGACGATTAATAAAATGGGGATAGCGAACCAAGGAAATTGATTAATATCGTAGGCTGCGGCTCTTAATCCCAGACTAGCATAGGTGAGGGGTAAAGAATAAACAATAATTTTTAATGGCCAGGGTAAGGTTTGGGGATCGAAAAAAGTTGCTCCTAAAAAAGACATCGGCACGATTAAAAAGTTATTATACAGACCGACACTTTCGAGGGATTTAACTCGCAATCCGACAATTGCCCCTAAACCGGCAAAGACGGCACAATTTAAGATTAAAACTAATAAAAAGAGGGGATTGAGAAAACTGACAAATTTTCCTGTAAATAAGATAGCAACGAGAATCACTGATGCAGAAGTCATTACACCGCGCAAAATTCCCGCGAAAACTTTGCCTAAAAATAATGAGAGGGGATGGACGGGAAGTAATAATAATTCCTCGAAGGTTTTACTAAATAAGCGATCGCCACATATCGAAAAGGTGGTTCCCCCGAAACTGATCGCCATTGAGGACAGGGCCACCATTCCGGGTAAAATAAATTCTAGATAAGAATCGCCGATCGAGGGTTTCATCGAGCGATCGAGGGCGCTTCCCAACCCCAACCCGAAACCGATAATATAGATTAGGGGAGAAACTAAACCTGTGGCGGCGATCTGAAGGACTCTCGCGCGTAAATCTAGCCATTCTCCCCAAAATACGGTTAAAGTGTCTGTTAATATCGTCTGAGCTTGAGCTAGTTTCACTGGTATTTTGGTTAATTAGTAAATATACTTTTAATAATAATTAATAATTGTCCCCTTTTTCAAGAGTGGCTCATCCCAGTTTAGTAAAATGTAGGGTGCGTTAGACGGCGACAATCTTTGCTTAAACTTGAATCTAACAATCCGTCGCAACGCACCACACCTATCATTAATTTAATTTGGTGCGTTACGCTATCGCTAACGCACCCTACTGGACTGGTATTTTGGTTAATTAGGGTTTGCTGAATAATGGTAAAAACCTTACAGGAAAGGGCTTTTAGCTTGATTGAGAGCTTCCCAAATGCACTTAAATCTGCTAGAATCTCTTAAAACCCTTGCATCACCCTTGCATCTTCTCTAATTAGTGCTAATGTACCGTAAAAGCGAGTTACCCTCAACCCCACCAGAAAACTTCGAGCTGCCCTTTGAGGGGAAATTATCCCAAGACAATCGTTGGGTAATTATGGCCAACCTCATTCCCTGGTCAGAATTTGAAGCGGAATACGCATCACTTTTTTCAGAAGAAATGGGCACACCCGCCAAAACATTCAGGACAGCACTCGGAGCATTAATTATTAAAGAAAAATTAGGAACAAGCGATAGAGAAACGGTAGAACAAATCAAAGAAAATCCTTATTTACAATACTTCTTGGGGTTTTCATCCTACAGCAATGAACCCCGGTTTGAAGCGTCAATGTTGGTTCACTTTCGAGAAAGAATCACTCTGGAACTAATTAATAAAGTGAATCGCTTTATGGTCAAAAATTCGAGAGAAATAAAAGAAGAAGAAAATACCGAAAAAAAGTTAGAGAGCGAAACCCAAAGTCAACCAGAAAATCGAGGTAAATTAATTTTAGATGCCAGTTGTGCGCCCGCAGATATTAGTTATCCTACGGATTTAAACCTGTTAAATCAAGGAAGAAAACAAACCGAAAAAATTATTGATATTCTCTATGAAACTTTAAAAGGAAAACTTGTTCAAAAACCGAGAACCTATCGTCTTCTAGCCAGAAAAAGTTATTTAGAAGTAGCGAAAAAAAGAAAACCTACCGTCAAACAAAGACGAAAAGCTCTGAAAAGACAACTGCAATATCTGAAAAGAAATCTCGACCATATTGAACAACTTTTAGCAGAAGGAGCCTCTCTACAAAGCTTGAAAAAAAGAGACTATAAGCTGTTATTAGTAGTCACAGAAGTTTATCGCCAACAACTCTGGATGTACCAAAATAACAAACAGAGTATTGAAGACAGAATTGTCAGCTTAACTCAACCCCACATCCGTCCGATAGTCAGAGGAAAAGCTGGAAAACCCGTAGAATTTGGGGCTAAATTCTCAGCAAGCTGTATAGATGGTTACATATTTTTAGACCGAATTAGTTGGGATAACTTTAATGAATCAGGAGATTTAAAAGCACAAATAGAAGCTTATTATGACTATACAGGATACTATCCAGAATCAGTTCATGTGGACAAAATTTATCGAACCAGAGAAAACCGAGCTTGGTGTAAAGAAAGGGGAATCAGAATCAGTGGTCCCCCATTAGGAAGACCAGCCAAAAATGTTAGTAAAGAACAAAAGAAACAAGCTACCGATGATGAGAGGATTCGGAATTGTATAGAGGGCAAATTTGGACAGGGGAAAAGAAGATTTAGCTTAGGTAAAGTGATGGCTAAACTTCCTCATACTTCCTTTTCAGCGATTGCTATTACTTTTTTAGTCATGAATCTTTCTAACCTGTTGAGGCAGGTTTTTTGGGCTTTTTTATGTCTGAAATGGAAAAACAGCACTTTTTCTCGGTCAATGATTAGGATAAGTTATAACTTAAAAATTAATCAACAACTAAAGCTTATGCTTGTAGCTAAGTGAAATCATTGATTAAGAGACCTGTACTTTTCAATGACTTTTTCAGCAAACCCTAATTAGTAAATACACTTTTAATAATAATTAATAATTGTCCCCTTTTTCAAGAGTGGCTCATCCCAGTTTAGTAAAATGTAGGGTGCGTTAGACGGCGACAATCTCTGCTTAAACTTGAATCTAACAATCCGTCGCAACGCACCACACCTATCATTAATTTAATTTGGTGCGTTACGCTATCGCTAACGCACCCTACTGGACTGGTATTTTGGTTAATTAGTAAATACACTTTTAATAATAATTAATAATTGTCCCCTTTTTCAAGAGTGGCTCATCCCAGTTTAGTAAAATGTAGGGTGCGTTAGACGGCGACAATCTCTGCTTAAACTTGAATCTAACAATCCGTCGCAACGCACCACACCTATCATTAATTTAATTTGGTGCGTTACGCTATCGCTAACGCACCCTACTGGACTGGTATTTTGGTTAATTAGTAAATACACTTTTAATAATAATTAATAATTGTCCCCTTTTTCAAGAGTGGCTCATCCCAGTTTAGTAAAATGTAGGGTGCGTTAGACGGCGACAATCTCTGCTTAAACTTGAATCTAACAATCCGTCGCAACGCACCACACCTATCATTAATTTAATTTGGTGCGTTACGCTATCGCTAACGCACCCTACTTATGATAAAATGCTGTCAAGGTCAGGGAGGGAAAACTTGCAATTATTCACTCAATAAAATAACTGATAGCCGAGATGAAACCCTGTTACTGCATTAATCCCGATTGTTCTCAACCAGACCATCCGAGTAATAATAACTCGAATACTCGTTACTGTCAAAGTTGTCGCTCTGAGTTGTTGTTAAATGGTCAATATAGAGTAAGTCGGTTATTGAGTGATAAGACCGGTTTTGGGGTTGTTTATGAAGCTTTTGAAGGTTTTACAGCCAAAATCCTCAAGGTATTACAAGAAAGATGGAATAATGACCCGAAGGCAGTGGAATTATTTAAACGGGAATATGAAGTTTTATTAGAGTTGAGTCGTCAAAATGTCACCGGTGTTCCTCGCGCAGATGCCTATTTTCAATATTCCACAAGGGAAGGGAAAATATTACACTGTTTAGTTATGGAAAAAGTGGAGGGGATTAATTTAGAACAGTGGCTAAAGCAGTATGATAAGTTAAGTCAAAAACGAGCCTTAAAATGGCTGAGAGAAATTACTTTAATTCTCGATAAAATTCATCAACAGAATTGGCTGCATCGAGATATTAAACCCCCTAATATCATGCTGCGGAATAGTGGCGAGTTGGTGTTAATTGATTTTGGCACAGCAAGGGAAGAAACCCAAACCTATCATCAAAAGGTCAAAGGTCAACAGGTAACAGGTATTACCTCAGCCGGATATACAGCCAATGAACAACAACATGGTCAAGCAGTGATTCAATCAGATTTTCATGCTTTAGGACGAACTTTTGTGCATTTATTAACCGGAAAACATCCTTTAGAAATTTATGATCCGATTAATGATGTTTTACCTTGGCGAGAAGAAACGGAAAATATTCACCCGTTATTGTTGGATTTTATTGATGAGTTGATGGGAAGATTACCCAAGAATAGACCAGCTAATACTAGGGTTATTTTACAGCGTTTGGATGAGATTGAAAGGCAATTAAAGTTACCTCCTATAACTCCTAATAGACCATCTCCACCACCACCAAATCCGCTGCCTGTTGTAACTCAAAAACAACCGCCAGTTATTCCTAAGATTAATCCTTCTCCGCCGGTTTCACCCGTAGCTGTACCCAAAAAAACACCAGCACAACTGGTTAAAAATAATAATCTGAGAAATGGATTAATAGCGCTCAGTGGCGTTTTGTTATTAGGAATAGGAATAACTCAAGGTTACGGTTATTTTAAAAGTCAAGAAGTAAATCCTCAAATTGCACCAATAAACTCACCCACCAATAAACTCACCACAAGAAAAAAAATTTCAGAACATAGTTTTCTCGATAAAACCCTAACTGGTCATTCTAACTGGGTTTTGTCAGTGGTATATAGTCCCGATAGCCGCTATTTAGCTAGTGGGGGTAGTGACAATACTATCAAAATTTGGGAAGTAGCAACGGGAAAACAATTGCGTACTCTTACTGGTCATTCTCGCGGGGTTGAGTCAGTGGTATATAGTCCCGATGGCCGCTATTTAGCTAGTGGGAGTGCTGACAAAACTATCAAAATTTGGGAAGTAGCAACCGGAAAACAATTGCGTACTCTTACTGGTCATTCTAGCGGGGTTTTGTCAGT
This portion of the Microcystis aeruginosa NIES-2549 genome encodes:
- a CDS encoding ABC transporter permease, which encodes MKLAQAQTILTDTLTVFWGEWLDLRARVLQIAATGLVSPLIYIIGFGLGLGSALDRSMKPSIGDSYLEFILPGMVALSSMAISFGGTTFSICGDRLFSKTFEELLLLPVHPLSLFLGKVFAGILRGVMTSASVILVAILFTGKFVSFLNPLFLLVLILNCAVFAGLGAIVGLRVKSLESVGLYNNFLIVPMSFLGATFFDPQTLPWPLKIIVYSLPLTYASLGLRAAAYDINQFPWFAIPILLIVAILLSIVGAYQFSHQRD
- a CDS encoding YifB family Mg chelatase-like AAA ATPase — protein: MLARVWSAAIIGIDAIKIGVEVDVSGGLPGIAVVGLPDTAVQESKERVKASLKNAGFAFPIRKIVINLSPADIRKEGPIYDLPISIGILGASEQVEAGLLGDFLFLGELSLDGSLRPVAGVLPIAAAAEKMGIKGLVVPADNAKEAAVVKGVQVYGFRHLSEVVNFLNEPDRHSPMTFNAAEEFGRSQVNLPDLKDVKGQAIGRRALEIAAAGGHNLIFVGPPGSGKTMLARRLPGILPQLTFAESLEVSQIHSVAGLLKDRGSLVRERPFRSPHHSASGAALVGGGTYPRPGEISLSHRGILFLDELTEFKRSVLEYLRQPLEDGYVSISRTRLSVAFPARFTLVASTNPCPCGYYGDSVQPCSCSPRQREQYWAKLSGPLLDRIDLQVTVNRLKPEEMTQESRGEASEQVRQRVERARQKASDRFQNTEICSNAEMNSEHLRRFCALDHSSRHILEGAIRKLGLSARAMDRILKVARTIADLGDSEMLKSSHVAEAIQYRTLDRLS
- a CDS encoding pseudouridine synthase, which gives rise to MNKYILFYKPYDVLCQFTDENGRSTLKDYIPIPNIYSVGRLDRDSEGLLLLTDNGQLQHRLGHRQFAHPRTYWVQVERIPDLNALEKLRQGLPIQDYRTRPAIVNLLDFEPDLPPREPPIRYRKSVPTAWLEITLTEGRNRQVRRMTAAVGYPTLRLIRTAITIDKNNKLCLTGLQPGQWREVTEKERKALEKL
- a CDS encoding serine/threonine-protein kinase; its protein translation is MKPCYCINPDCSQPDHPSNNNSNTRYCQSCRSELLLNGQYRVSRLLSDKTGFGVVYEAFEGFTAKILKVLQERWNNDPKAVELFKREYEVLLELSRQNVTGVPRADAYFQYSTREGKILHCLVMEKVEGINLEQWLKQYDKLSQKRALKWLREITLILDKIHQQNWLHRDIKPPNIMLRNSGELVLIDFGTAREETQTYHQKVKGQQVTGITSAGYTANEQQHGQAVIQSDFHALGRTFVHLLTGKHPLEIYDPINDVLPWREETENIHPLLLDFIDELMGRLPKNRPANTRVILQRLDEIERQLKLPPITPNRPSPPPPNPLPVVTQKQPPVIPKINPSPPVSPVAVPKKTPAQLVKNNNLRNGLIALSGVLLLGIGITQGYGYFKSQEVNPQIAPINSPTNKLTTRKKISEHSFLDKTLTGHSNWVLSVVYSPDSRYLASGGSDNTIKIWEVATGKQLRTLTGHSRGVESVVYSPDGRYLASGSADKTIKIWEVATGKQLRTLTGHSSGVLSVVYSPDGRYLASGSWDNTIKIWEVATERELRTLTGHSSGVLSVVYSPDGRYLASGSWDNTIKIWEVATERELRTLTGHSSGVLSVVYSPDGRYLASGSWDNTIKIWEVATGKELRTLPSHSDRVESVVYSPDGRYLASGSWDNTIKIWEVATGKELRILTGHSYRVYSVAYSPDGRYLASGSGDKTIKIWRVGQ
- a CDS encoding IS5-like element ISMae6 family transposase, which translates into the protein MYRKSELPSTPPENFELPFEGKLSQDNRWVIMANLIPWSEFEAEYASLFSEEMGTPAKTFRTALGALIIKEKLGTSDRETVEQIKENPYLQYFLGFSSYSNEPRFEASMLVHFRERITLELINKVNRFMVKNSREIKEEENTEKKLESETQSQPENRGKLILDASCAPADISYPTDLNLLNQGRKQTEKIIDILYETLKGKLVQKPRTYRLLARKSYLEVAKKRKPTVKQRRKALKRQLQYLKRNLDHIEQLLAEGASLQSLKKRDYKLLLVVTEVYRQQLWMYQNNKQSIEDRIVSLTQPHIRPIVRGKAGKPVEFGAKFSASCIDGYIFLDRISWDNFNESGDLKAQIEAYYDYTGYYPESVHVDKIYRTRENRAWCKERGIRISGPPLGRPAKNVSKEQKKQATDDERIRNCIEGKFGQGKRRFSLGKVMAKLPHTSFSAIAITFLVMNLSNLLRQVFWAFLCLKWKNSTFSRSMIRISYNLKINQQLKLMLVAK